A portion of the Carya illinoinensis cultivar Pawnee chromosome 11, C.illinoinensisPawnee_v1, whole genome shotgun sequence genome contains these proteins:
- the LOC122282320 gene encoding uncharacterized protein LOC122282320, which yields MPGGASMPSNKPKVLVKAKVYAITPGEVDLQADKTAEVGVITGKVRLKQFSMCALFDSKASRSFISSNCVRRCELKAELMPQKVLVAIPYEKIIGCTSIVKNCQLEIANLVLTMDLIVFRIMEFNLILGMDWLLRHYAKIDCHS from the exons ATGCCTGGAGGGGCATCAATGCCAAGTAATAAACCAAAGGTCCTTGTGAAAGCTAAGGTTTATGCCATTACACCAGGAGAGGTAGATTTACAAGCCGACAAGACTGCAGAAGTAGGAGTGATTACTG GTAAGGTTAGATTGAAACAATTTTCGATGTGTGCTCTATTTGATTCTAAAGCATCAAGATCATTTATCTCTAGTAATTGTGTACGACGATGTGAGCTCAAGGCTGAGCTAATGCCTCAAAAAGTGTTAGTGGCTATCCCATACGAGAAGATTATTGGGTGCACGAGTATAGTTAAGAATTGCCAGTTGGAGATCGCAAATTTGGTTCTAACCATGGATTTGATTGTCTTCCGTATTATGGAATTCAATTTAATCCTAGGAATGGACTGGTTATTGAGACACTATGCCAAGATAGACTGCCATAGTTAG
- the LOC122282319 gene encoding protein FAR1-RELATED SEQUENCE 5-like gives MGIKKDGEKWIVNKFVVRHNHILLTPRSTSFLRGHRGVSKVQKKLIMTLNESGVPTRKIMSVLSKESGGDFNVGCIGKDVENYVGNKRRKVFEEGDAQKLYSYFVDRQLKEPGFVFSMQVDKNGCMGSCFWADARSRAAYQYFGDVVTFDATYLTNIYKMPFVPFSGVNHHHQTIMFGCALLVSETAESYTWLLRTWQEAMLGRAPSTIITDDDKAMAKAIGEVLPNTIHRLCLWHILQKFPEHLAHAYNKYPDFQKDFRHCIHETITTEEFEQEWALILVKYELGENTWLQNLYARRDKWVPAYLRSTFCAGMSTTQRSESMNKFFKDYVKSSTMVSDFVHQYEKAIDARYFKEKEKDVRTKSTRAIMKTPLKIEEAAAMVYTRKSFMIFQNELFDSLRYQAKKLSKEGETKTYGVNAYGKETPLYHVTLEGDEEHATCTCHKWEFMGILCRHILCVFGKKMKLDRLPQHYVLERWTINAKSRPIPDIPSPEGHIREGLDEPTMRKTKTMLQLYDIVELGSQSDAKHNHLTVALEKVHKELLEMDDNVECSRACEPMKDDHNMGSQVISNFSQTVQDPPRVPTKGRPKSLRAKNPKESHATKKRHCSICKNEGHAKNNCPSVRDIGPTIDNISQHVDP, from the exons ATGGGAATAAAAAAGGATGGTGAAAAATGGATAGTCAACAAGTTTGTGGTTAGACATAACCATATTTTACTTACACCGAGAAGTACTAGTTTTCTTCGTGGACACAGGGGAGTTAGTAAAGTCCAGAAAAAGCTTATTATGACTTTGAATGAGTCCGGTGTACCGACAAGAAAGATTATGTCGGTCTTGAGTAAAGAATCTGGTGGTGACTTTAATGTTGGCTGTATTGGCAAGGATGTTGAAAATTACGTGGGAAACAAAAGGAGAAAAGTTTTTGAAGAGGGAGATGCACAAAAGTTATATTCCTATTTTGTTGATCGACAACTGAAAGAACCTGGGTTTGTTTTCTCCATGCAAGTTGACAAAAATGGGTGTATGGGAagttgtttttgggctgatgcgcGATCAAGGGCTGCATAccagtattttggggatgttgttACATTTGATGCCACGTACTTGactaatatttataagatgccaTTTGTGCCATTTTCTGGAGTTAATCACCATCATCAAACCATTATGTTTGGTTGTGCTCTGTTAGTTAGTGAAACAGCCGAATCATATACATGGTTATTACGAACATGGCAAGAGGCAATGCTTGGTCGTGCTCCTTCAACTATAATTACGGATGATGACAAGGCGATGGCAAAGGCAATTGGAGAGGTACTCCCGAATACAATTCATAGACTGTGTTTGTGGcatattttacaaaagtttCCCGAACACTTGGCTCATGCATATAACAAATATCCGGACTTTCAAAAAGATTTCCGTCATTGCATCCATGAGACAATTACAACTGAGGAGTTTGAGCAGGAATGGGCTTTGATACTAGTGAAGTATGAGTTAGGAGAAAATACTTGGCTGCAAAATCTTTATGCCCGACGGGATAAGTGGGTTCCGGCTTACTTACGTTCAACATTCTGTGCTGGTATGTCAACAACTCAAAGGAGTgaaagtatgaataaatttttcaaagactaTGTCAAATCAAGCACTATGGTTAGTGACTTTGTGCATCAATATGAAAAAGCTATAGATGCACGTTAtttcaaagagaaagagaaggatGTGCGGACAAAATCTACACGGGCGATAATGAAGACACCTCTTAAAATTGAAGAGGCGGCGGCAATGGTTTATACAAGAAAGTCCTTCATGATCTTCCAAAATGAACTTTTCGATAGTCTACGATACCAagcaaaaaaattatcaaaagaagGTGAGACTAAGACATATGGAGTCAATGCTTACGGTAAAGAAACACCTCTTTACCATGTGACGCTTGAGGGTGATGAAGAACATGCAACATGTACTTGCCATAAGTGGGAGTTTATGGGAATTCTTTGTAGGCATATCTTGTGTGtttttgggaagaaaatgaagTTAGATAGATTGCCACAACATTATGTGCTAGAAAGATGGACTATTAATGCTAAGAGCCGACCCATTCCTGACATACCATCTCCTGAAGGGCATATTCGGGAAGGACTAGATGAGCCTACGATGAGAAAAACCAAAACTATGTTACAACTTTACGACATTGTCGAACTAGGCTCACAGTCAGATGCGAAACATAATCACCTCACAGTTGCATTGGAGAAGGTTCACAAAGAGTTACTTGAGATGGATGATAATGTAGAATGTTCACGAGCATGCGAACCAATGAAAGATGATCACAACATGGGAAGTCAAGTTATATCGAACTTCTCACAAACGGTGCAGGATCCTCCAAGGGTGCCCACAAAAGGACGTCCAAAATCTTTGAGAGCGAAGAACCCAAAAGAGTCACATGCGACGAAGAAGAGACACTGTAGCATTTGCAAGAATGAAGGGCATGCTAAAAACAATTGTCCGTCGGTGAG GGATATTGGGCCAACAATTGACAACATATCGCAACACGTTGATCCATAG